One Marinitoga hydrogenitolerans DSM 16785 genomic window carries:
- a CDS encoding uracil-xanthine permease family protein — translation MSESEYLNVVPQEDRSAGMSTGGLILLGLQHTFTMFGATVLVPYLTGIPVNVALLTAGLGTLLFHWITKWKVPVFLGSSFAYIAPIIAVTMYYMKEAGLDYGNINDAVNAGVDLRPYLAYATGGIFLAGLVKFGFGWLIKLIGIRRFEKLFPPVISGTMIILIGLILSPVAINMASGNWWIALVSLFTAIIVRLYTRGFSRLVPVIWGIVVGYIVAAITGNVTFAEVGTASWVGFPEVFLPKFSWYAAAAIIPVAIAPSVEHFGDVFAISAVVGKKFYEDPGMHRTLMGDGLATSLGGFLGGPANTTYSENTGVLAFTKAFNPWIMRIAAFFAILMAMVPKVGAIVRSIPVPVMGGIEILLFGMIASIGAKTLINNQVKVEGKNLVTMSLMLVTGLGGAVFQAGNFALQGLGLAAIVGIVVNGILSLTGAAEE, via the coding sequence ATGAGCGAAAGCGAATATTTGAATGTTGTTCCACAAGAGGACAGAAGTGCGGGTATGAGCACTGGGGGATTGATTTTATTAGGATTACAACACACCTTTACTATGTTTGGCGCAACAGTTTTGGTTCCTTATTTAACAGGAATTCCCGTTAATGTTGCATTACTTACAGCTGGGCTTGGAACATTATTATTCCATTGGATTACAAAATGGAAAGTTCCTGTATTTTTAGGTTCAAGTTTTGCTTATATTGCTCCAATTATTGCAGTTACTATGTATTATATGAAAGAAGCTGGATTAGATTACGGAAACATAAATGACGCTGTAAACGCTGGGGTGGATTTACGTCCATATCTCGCATATGCTACTGGAGGTATCTTTTTAGCTGGATTAGTTAAATTTGGTTTCGGTTGGCTTATAAAACTGATCGGTATTAGACGTTTCGAAAAGCTATTCCCACCTGTAATATCAGGAACAATGATTATTTTAATTGGTTTAATCTTAAGTCCTGTTGCTATAAATATGGCAAGTGGTAATTGGTGGATAGCATTAGTATCATTATTTACAGCTATCATAGTCAGATTATATACAAGAGGATTTAGTAGGTTGGTTCCTGTTATTTGGGGAATCGTTGTTGGATATATAGTTGCAGCTATTACTGGAAATGTAACTTTTGCAGAAGTTGGAACTGCTAGCTGGGTAGGATTTCCAGAAGTTTTCTTACCAAAATTTTCATGGTATGCTGCTGCTGCAATAATCCCAGTAGCTATAGCTCCTTCTGTTGAACATTTTGGTGATGTTTTTGCAATATCAGCTGTTGTTGGAAAAAAATTCTATGAAGATCCTGGAATGCATAGAACATTAATGGGTGACGGGCTTGCTACATCATTAGGCGGATTCCTCGGAGGACCTGCAAATACGACATACAGTGAAAATACTGGTGTATTAGCATTTACAAAAGCTTTCAATCCATGGATTATGAGAATTGCTGCATTCTTTGCTATATTGATGGCTATGGTTCCAAAAGTTGGTGCAATTGTTAGATCAATACCTGTTCCTGTAATGGGTGGAATAGAAATATTATTATTCGGTATGATTGCAAGTATTGGTGCAAAAACTTTAATCAATAACCAGGTAAAGGTTGAAGGAAAAAATTTAGTAACAATGTCATTAATGTTAGTTACAGGTTTAGGTGGCGCCGTATTCCAAGCTGGAAACTTTGCATTACAAGGGTTAGGTCTTGCAGCTATTGTTGGTATAGTTGTTAACGGAATACTTTCTTTAACAGGAGCTGCTGAAGAATAA
- a CDS encoding oxamate carbamoyltransferase subunit AllH family protein, giving the protein MVEIANTVFDKKGYAKSFFKTKHTKYFIFNDDDIFTISTYNNRVGALGMSAPSHFLDFSTLKIENNYLVFDDKFILNDFIIYNPKIDKINFHESYDKIKNRLKDKLDYRIYNKIIDYLRISDFITLIGFGPGLTPLFDDILSGILLLNYFYNKDLDYNAILKAAKTKTNNLSYFQMKYAANGYVPKPVKLYLENFDKAALLNMGNTSGLGWMLGISFFFDLEG; this is encoded by the coding sequence ATGGTTGAAATAGCGAATACAGTTTTTGATAAAAAAGGATATGCAAAAAGTTTTTTTAAAACAAAACATACAAAATATTTTATTTTTAATGATGATGATATTTTCACTATTTCTACTTATAATAATCGGGTCGGGGCACTTGGAATGTCCGCCCCCTCCCATTTCTTAGATTTTTCTACCTTAAAAATTGAAAATAATTATTTAGTATTTGATGATAAATTTATTTTAAATGATTTTATTATTTATAATCCTAAAATTGATAAAATTAACTTCCATGAATCATATGACAAAATAAAAAATCGTTTAAAGGATAAATTAGATTATAGAATCTACAATAAGATTATTGATTATTTAAGAATTTCTGATTTCATTACTTTAATAGGTTTTGGCCCGGGGTTAACTCCTTTATTTGATGATATTTTATCTGGAATACTATTATTAAACTATTTTTATAATAAAGATTTAGATTATAATGCTATATTAAAGGCCGCAAAAACAAAAACAAATAACCTATCTTACTTCCAGATGAAATATGCTGCAAATGGATATGTCCCAAAACCTGTAAAGTTATATTTAGAAAATTTCGACAAGGCTGCTTTGTTGAACATGGGGAATACTTCAGGATTAGGTTGGATGTTAGGAATTTCATTTTTCTTTGATTTGGAGGGATAA